Proteins encoded together in one Rhipicephalus sanguineus isolate Rsan-2018 chromosome 9, BIME_Rsan_1.4, whole genome shotgun sequence window:
- the LOC119406006 gene encoding DNA-directed RNA polymerase II subunit RPB11-a-like, which produces MNAPPAFESFLLFDGEKKVTIEKDTKVPNAAIFTVNKEDHTLANMIRAQLLKDPCVLFAGYKVPHPLEHKFILRVQTTPDNTPQEAFTNAITDLISELSLLEERFKEAVREKHDGLE; this is translated from the coding sequence ATGAACGCACCTCCGGCATTCGAGTCGTTCCTTCTGTTCGACGGTGAGAAGAAGGTGACCATCGAGAAGGACACGAAGGTGCCCAACGCGGCCATCTTCACGGTCAACAAGGAAGACCACACGCTTGCCAACATGATCCGCGCTCAGTTGCTCAAGGATCCGTGCGTCCTCTTCGCCGGCTACAAGGTGCCCCATCCGCTGGAGCACAAGTTCATCCTGCGCGTCCAGACCACGCCGGACAACACACCGCAGGAGGCCTTCACCAACGCCATCACCGACCTCATCAGTGAGCTGTCCTTGCTCGAGGAGCGCTTCAAGGAGGCCGTGCGAGAGAAACACGATGGCCTGGAGTAA